One window of the Methanotorris formicicus Mc-S-70 genome contains the following:
- the nifH gene encoding nitrogenase iron protein, translating to MSFDEIAPNAKKVAIYGKGGIGKSTTTQNTAAALAYYYKLKGMIHGCDPKADSTRMILHGKPQETVMDVLREEGEEGVTLEKVRKVGFADILCVESGGPEPGVGCAGRGVITAVNLMRELGGYPDDLDFLFFDVLGDVVCGGFAMPLRDGLAKEIYIVSSGEMMALYAANNIAKGILKYAEQSGVRLGGIICNSRKVDGELELMEEFCDKLGTKLIHFVPRDNIVQKAEFNKMTVVEFAPDSNQAQEYKKLGKKIMDNDELVIPTPMTMDEMEKLVEKYGLYDK from the coding sequence ATGAGTTTTGATGAAATTGCTCCAAACGCAAAAAAAGTCGCTATTTATGGAAAAGGAGGTATAGGTAAGTCTACAACTACACAAAATACCGCCGCTGCATTAGCATACTACTACAAATTAAAAGGTATGATCCACGGGTGTGACCCAAAAGCAGACTCAACAAGAATGATATTGCACGGAAAACCACAAGAAACTGTTATGGATGTCCTTAGAGAAGAAGGAGAAGAAGGAGTTACATTAGAAAAAGTAAGAAAAGTAGGATTTGCTGATATTCTCTGTGTTGAATCAGGAGGTCCTGAGCCAGGAGTTGGATGTGCTGGAAGAGGTGTTATTACAGCAGTTAACTTAATGAGAGAACTCGGAGGATATCCAGACGATTTAGATTTCTTATTCTTCGATGTCCTTGGGGACGTCGTCTGTGGTGGATTCGCAATGCCATTGAGGGACGGTCTTGCTAAAGAAATTTACATTGTCTCATCTGGAGAAATGATGGCTCTTTACGCTGCAAACAACATTGCAAAAGGTATCTTAAAGTATGCAGAACAATCTGGAGTTAGATTGGGAGGAATCATCTGTAACTCAAGGAAAGTTGATGGGGAATTGGAGTTAATGGAAGAGTTCTGTGATAAATTAGGAACAAAGTTAATCCACTTCGTTCCAAGAGACAACATCGTCCAAAAAGCAGAGTTCAACAAGATGACTGTTGTTGAATTTGCTCCAGATAGCAACCAGGCACAAGAATACAAGAAATTAGGTAAAAAAATCATGGATAATGATGAATTGGTTATACCAACCCCAATGACAATGGACGAAATGGAGAAATTGGTTGAGAAATACGGATTGTATGACAAATAA
- a CDS encoding P-II family nitrogen regulator has protein sequence MKLIKAIIRPEKVDDVIDALEKAGYPSFTKLDVVGRGKQGGLKVGEIFYDELPKTMILIGVNDDEVDEVVEIIKTNAYTGNFGDGKIFIQTIEEAYTIRTGEKGL, from the coding sequence ATGAAATTAATAAAAGCAATTATCAGGCCTGAGAAAGTTGATGATGTGATTGACGCTTTAGAAAAAGCAGGTTATCCTTCTTTTACAAAACTTGATGTTGTTGGTAGGGGTAAGCAAGGGGGGTTAAAGGTTGGAGAAATCTTTTATGATGAATTACCAAAAACCATGATTCTTATTGGAGTTAACGATGATGAAGTTGATGAAGTTGTTGAGATTATAAAAACTAACGCTTATACCGGTAACTTTGGAGACGGGAAAATATTCATTCAAACAATAGAGGAAGCATATACAATTAGAACTGGAGAAAAAGGCCTGTAA
- a CDS encoding P-II family nitrogen regulator, giving the protein MKEVIAIIRPKMVSKTGKALEAVGFPAMTVIECFGRGKQKGYIDVNLPECCVDIQKVIEEGEKQGRRIKYIPKRMISIVVEDVDVPLVVGIITKVNRTGNYGDGKIFVLPVDDAVRIRTGEAGEVAVGN; this is encoded by the coding sequence ATGAAAGAGGTTATAGCCATTATAAGACCAAAAATGGTCTCTAAGACAGGAAAGGCATTGGAAGCGGTTGGCTTTCCTGCAATGACGGTTATTGAGTGTTTTGGGAGAGGAAAGCAGAAAGGGTACATTGACGTGAATTTACCAGAATGTTGCGTTGATATACAAAAGGTTATTGAAGAGGGAGAAAAACAAGGAAGAAGGATCAAATACATCCCAAAAAGGATGATCTCCATTGTTGTGGAAGATGTTGATGTCCCATTAGTTGTTGGGATTATAACGAAAGTTAATAGAACAGGAAACTATGGTGATGGAAAGATATTCGTCCTTCCAGTTGATGATGCAGTAAGAATTAGAACAGGGGAAGCTGGAGAAGTGGCAGTTGGAAACTAA